The Planctomicrobium piriforme genome window below encodes:
- a CDS encoding homing endonuclease associated repeat-containing protein, translated as MAEKADLTQSLIDYAAVFGDDISAELFRQVAYCTDEEIAEHFESWNALRQSAGLDPQFETTRRPSNHHTRAEILELLRQAVAVHGENISLQKFQTVTGLSERLIVSRFERWSELRLAAGLTPYAHVRLRHSDEELLADVHRIAQELGRAPRRIDYQKKGGKFSGPTFLRRFGSWEGVLAAYESFAASRS; from the coding sequence GTGGCTGAAAAAGCAGATTTAACGCAGTCGCTCATCGACTACGCGGCCGTCTTTGGGGACGACATTTCGGCCGAACTCTTTCGGCAAGTTGCTTATTGCACGGACGAAGAGATCGCCGAGCACTTCGAGAGCTGGAACGCATTGCGGCAGTCCGCTGGTCTCGACCCGCAATTTGAAACGACCCGCAGGCCCTCAAATCATCACACGCGGGCAGAGATCCTCGAACTTCTCCGCCAGGCGGTCGCCGTTCACGGCGAGAACATTTCACTGCAGAAGTTTCAGACCGTCACCGGGCTCAGCGAAAGACTGATCGTCAGCCGTTTCGAAAGGTGGTCAGAACTGCGACTCGCCGCCGGCCTGACCCCCTACGCACATGTGAGGCTCCGACATTCCGACGAGGAACTCCTGGCGGACGTCCACCGCATCGCTCAGGAACTCGGCCGCGCGCCGCGACGGATCGACTACCAGAAAAAAGGCGGCAAATTCTCCGGCCCCACGTTTCTGAGACGGTTTGGATCGTGGGAGGGAGTGCTGGCTGCGTACGAGTCTTTTGCTGCGTCGCGTTCCTGA
- a CDS encoding sce7726 family protein, whose product MRDEDIRSVLLQHIRENHRDSAVIEEMPLLRTGRADIGVVNCSLWGYEIKSERDTLNRLPQQIPFYDAIFDRSIVVVAGSHLRYVRKIVPSHWGIQRAILVDGVVELHHVRKPKLNTKTSSEALVRLVWKNEAVSILRAHGLGGSNGTPLLKVWEQLLRLPKQKLADSVRLALKVRNGCGSASRRVQDGDLRSIEPTPCSRQCLAGLMQLD is encoded by the coding sequence ATGAGAGATGAGGACATCAGATCTGTTCTGCTACAGCATATACGGGAGAATCATCGCGATTCGGCCGTCATCGAAGAAATGCCGCTTTTGCGTACTGGGCGGGCGGACATCGGGGTAGTGAATTGCTCGCTGTGGGGTTATGAGATCAAGAGTGAGCGCGACACCTTGAATCGTCTGCCTCAACAGATCCCATTTTACGACGCAATTTTTGATCGTTCGATTGTTGTTGTGGCTGGAAGCCACCTGCGGTACGTCCGGAAAATTGTCCCTTCGCATTGGGGAATTCAACGAGCGATCTTGGTCGATGGAGTCGTGGAGTTACACCACGTTCGCAAACCAAAGTTGAACACCAAGACCTCTTCAGAGGCTTTGGTCCGTCTGGTTTGGAAAAACGAAGCGGTTTCCATTCTGCGAGCACACGGACTGGGTGGCAGTAACGGGACGCCACTGCTGAAGGTGTGGGAGCAGCTACTCCGCCTGCCGAAACAGAAACTCGCCGACTCCGTGCGACTAGCCCTCAAAGTCCGGAATGGTTGTGGATCTGCTTCGCGACGAGTTCAAGATGGTGATTTGCGCTCCATTGAACCCACTCCGTGCTCCCGCCAGTGCTTAGCTGGCCTGATGCAACTTGACTGA
- a CDS encoding beta family protein: MKFSHKHYAPIIKSKRGELWALAHLQDATRHWLTPVIEIHSPNNKTVAQHLLAVFKQIANAWPPHLPLYLDTIWLRDLGMTTTQVTAIYEAARSHQIQFIPVIHLTDGPNSLDAAKDAMQLDQRGVLLRLKSNEVASPAIDGVLNYMGTQATQVDLLIDFGKQSMSLPDVLPVTRHLQQWRNLISSSGVFPNSLMSLPTNAWNSVPRNCWLTWEQPVLSGSLPRNPAFSDYTTRSPGPAPTFGMPSSNVRYAVADNWQTQMRGKLKGGGGADMQPICASLITQPFYRGPQFSEGDDIFSQVASGQLSTGGSTEWVQWSANHHLELVAKQIHNHSGL, from the coding sequence ATGAAATTCTCACACAAGCATTATGCACCTATCATCAAGTCCAAACGCGGCGAACTGTGGGCGCTGGCCCATCTACAGGACGCCACTCGACATTGGCTAACGCCAGTGATCGAGATTCATTCTCCGAATAACAAGACTGTCGCGCAGCACCTCTTGGCGGTCTTCAAGCAGATTGCAAATGCCTGGCCACCACATTTGCCCTTGTACCTTGACACCATCTGGCTGCGTGATCTCGGGATGACCACCACTCAGGTTACCGCAATTTACGAAGCGGCTCGCAGCCATCAGATTCAGTTTATCCCAGTGATTCACCTTACCGACGGCCCTAATTCCCTCGACGCTGCAAAAGATGCGATGCAGCTGGATCAACGCGGAGTGCTTCTTAGGCTGAAATCCAACGAAGTCGCCTCGCCGGCGATCGACGGCGTGTTGAACTACATGGGGACTCAGGCCACACAAGTGGATCTTTTGATCGACTTCGGGAAACAATCGATGAGTCTCCCCGACGTACTTCCAGTCACTCGGCATTTGCAACAGTGGCGAAATTTGATTTCGTCTTCGGGAGTATTCCCTAACTCTCTCATGTCCTTGCCGACAAACGCTTGGAATTCGGTCCCGCGAAACTGCTGGCTAACGTGGGAACAGCCCGTCCTGAGCGGCAGTTTGCCTCGAAACCCAGCGTTCTCGGATTACACGACACGCAGCCCCGGCCCCGCTCCCACGTTCGGCATGCCCAGCTCCAATGTGCGATATGCTGTCGCTGACAACTGGCAGACACAGATGAGGGGGAAACTCAAAGGCGGCGGGGGTGCAGATATGCAACCCATTTGCGCCTCACTCATAACGCAGCCATTTTATCGTGGCCCTCAGTTCAGCGAAGGTGACGATATCTTCAGTCAAGTTGCATCAGGCCAGCTAAGCACTGGCGGGAGCACGGAGTGGGTTCAATGGAGCGCAAATCACCATCTTGAACTCGTCGCGAAGCAGATCCACAACCATTCCGGACTTTGA